A portion of the Vanessa atalanta chromosome 14, ilVanAtal1.2, whole genome shotgun sequence genome contains these proteins:
- the LOC125068885 gene encoding adhesive plaque matrix protein-like isoform X1: MKVLIILAIVAVVSSGQVKRGKRSFGHQYSPLTQTSLESKTQHSASYQSNTLQSTSLQSQTVQPNYHATYQPAAAVAQPTYNVRPTYSYTPQVETHNVQTPVTYTYPVRQQAVYRAPVQTYRETYTPVQSYAPAQIYQQAQTYAPAQTHASYAPAQSYTSYAPAQSYTSYAPAQSYTSYAPAQSYASAQTYTPIQTYSPAQTYTPTRTYQTYTPVQTIQSVPVQAYNTVPVSWQSKNVGNNYNADPWC, from the exons ATGAAGGTTTTG ATTATCCTCGCTATTGTGGCTGTGGTGAGCAGTGGACAGGTTAAGCGTGGGAAGCGCAGCTTCGGCCACCAATACTCACCTTTGACGCAGACCTCTTTGGAGTCCAAGACTCAGCACTCAGCCTCTTATCAGTCCAACACGTTGCAGTCTACCTCCTTACAGTCACAAACAGTACAGCCAAATTACCACGCGACCTACCAGCCTGCTGCTGCCGTCGCGCAGCCCACATACAACGTTCGCCCTACC tactCCTACACTCCACAAGTCGAGACACACAACGTGCAGACTCCGGTCACTTACACGTACCCCGTCCGACAACAGGCTGTATACAGAGCTCCTGTCCAGACATACAGGGAGACCTACACGCCTGTGCAAAGCTACGCGCCGGCTCAGATTTACCAACAGGCTCAGACCTACGCCCCCGCTCAGACTCACGCATCCTACGCCCCCGCTCAGAGTTACACATCCTACGCCCCCGCTCAGAGTTACACATCCTATGCCCCCGCTCAGAGTTATACATCTTATGCACCCGCCCAGAGTTACGCATCAGCCCAGAcctacacgcccatccaaactTACTCGCCAGCTCAGACCTACACACCCACCCGAACTTATCAAACTTATACACCAGTCCAGACCATCCAAAGTGTGCCAGTCCAGGCATACAATACGGTGCCAGTATCTTGGCAATCAAAGAACGTCGGTAACAACTACAACGCTGACCCATGGTGCTAA
- the LOC125068951 gene encoding proline-rich protein 12-like: MPRVLLLLLPLLAVSTLTRGADVFVIADTANQTITIADAAKETIAEANDFALAANDTVTDSDDDHEPVVRKKRTFGDVVFRGLADVLGYSVARKPPQVAFPPPLAPVPGIDTPLQGVPVAVVPILAAAPAPAPAPATPPCGAPRAAAPLPCRAQAPPPPAPPKPTQPPCPRPRANPRPKPKPTPKPRPTAPPPPPPCARPRANPTTPSPCAPPPPPPPPPKADSNLETITSNFRLDFNFNRAQATPAPAQAAEEEQAEQEQIVPVAIQPRAAQLPLESPRTPRVYLDAFVVRNGVPQKVHAVDARNLNQNQAQEDYLVYDEEEQPQQNQDDDYEYVEESRDRAKAVREFGNAVDRFWEQKQKKPKKKLPANDYRNVHFGDRDLVNQFRHQNDEKLQYIQKTKPNSNRIPLPLPEEEEEEEEEDEVTTTTQNPRRRLKPRVLPPTEHNPNQIDTVTVRVPPIYKEKNPKKLHRERPERPDRDEDAEESEEVQGSEEQQYPSDSETDNSDTVPQTEKPKRKRRRKPKRKTRSTHEAYTAGDYDYYGNKLPISDEEDFYRGLTIPPPTKDADVARLEEGKNEDNHFLDDHERLRDDPERIKSNDKSYDREHANDDERADDSERADESERSYKENEREGENERTDDTERTDKLSPNARVRETGYQNNYVHATNVQVDDPRPLVSTVKRKTKKINKA; the protein is encoded by the coding sequence TAAGGAGACTATCGCGGAAGCCAACGACTTCGCCTTAGCCGCTAATGACACTGTTACAGACTCAGACGACGATCACGAACCGGTTGTGCGTAAAAAACGTACCTTTGGAGATGTCGTATTTAGAGGTCTAGCTGATGTCCTGGGATATAGTGTAGCTCGGAAACCTCCTCAAGTAGCGTTTCCGCCGCCACTTGCACCAGTACCCGGTATAGACACGCCTTTGCAAGGTGTTCCAGTTGCAGTGGTACCTATACTAGCTGCAGCTCCGGCTCCCGCCCCAGCACCGGCAACACCACCTTGTGGCGCACCTCGAGCTGCTGCACCTTTGCCTTGTAGGGCACAAGCACCACCACCACCAGCTCCACCGAAACCTACACAGCCTCCGTGTCCAAGGCCAAGAGCTAACCCAAGACCTAAACCGAAGCCAACACCGAAACCGCGACCAACAGCGCCGCCGCCACCACCACCATGTGCAAGACCTCGTGCTAATCCTACAACTCCATCACCTTGTGCACCTCCTCCACCACCACCTCCGCCACCGAAGGCTGATTCTAACCTTGAAACAATTACGTCTAACTTTCGTTTGGACTTTAACTTTAATAGAGCGCAAGCGACACCTGCTCCTGCTCAAGCTGCTGAAGAGGAACAAGCAGAACAAGAACAAATTGTACCCGTGGCAATCCAGCCCCGAGCAGCACAACTGCCTCTGGAATCACCGCGCACGCCGCGTGTCTACTTAGATGCATTCGTGGTGCGAAACGGAGTACCACAAAAAGTTCATGCTGTAGATGCCCGAAACTTAAATCAGAACCAAGCTCAAGAAGATTATTTAGTATATGACGAAGAGGAACAACCTCAGCAGAATCAAGATGACGATTATGAGTATGTGGAAGAGTCCCGCGATCGTGCTAAAGCTGTTCGAGAATTTGGAAACGCAGTAGACCGTTTCTGGGAACAGAAACAAAAGAAACCAAAAAAGAAGCTGCCAGCGAATGATTATCGGAATGTGCATTTTGGCGATCGTGATTTGGTCAATCAATTTCGACACCAAAACGACGAAAAACTTCAGTACATCCAAAAGACGAAGCCAAACTCTAACCGAATTCCCTTACCGTTAccagaagaagaagaagaagaagaggaAGAAGACGAAGTAACTACAACAACACAAAATCCACGAAGACGACTGAAACCACGTGTACTTCCCCCTACAGAGCACAACCCAAATCAGATCGATACTGTTACTGTTCGAGTTCCACCCATATACAAAGAGAAGAACCCGAAGAAACTTCACCGTGAGCGACCTGAACGACCAGATAGGGATGAAGATGCGGAAGAATCAGAAGAAGTTCAGGGATCAGAAGAGCAACAATACCCGTCTGACTCGGAGACTGATAATAGTGATACCGTCCCTCAAACAGAAAAACCTAAGCGCAAGCGCCGTCGTAAGCCAAAACGAAAAACTAGATCGACACACGAAGCTTACACCGCCGGAGATTATGATTATTATGGCAACAAATTGCCCATATCGGATGAGGAGGATTTTTATCGTGGATTGACTATTCCACCACCAACTAAAGACGCTGATGTGGCACGTTTAGAAGAGGGAAAAAATGAGGATAATCATTTCTTGGATGATCACGAAAGACTTCGTGATGATCCGGAAAGAATCAAGAGCAATGACAAAAGCTACGACAGGGAACACGCGAATGACGATGAACGAGCGGACGATTCGGAGAGAGCTGACGAAAGCGAACGTTCTTACAAGGAAAACGAACGAGAGGGTGAAAATGAGCGAACCGATGATACCGAACGAACAGATAAACTAAGCCCTAACGCCCGAGTACGAGAGACAGGCTACCAGAACAACTACGTGCATGCCACTAACGTCCAAGTCGATGACCCCCGGCCTCTCGTCTCAACCGTGAAGAGGAAAACTAAAAAGATCAACAAAGCCTGA
- the LOC125068883 gene encoding zinc finger protein 135-like: MDSAPNIIGNNVCRICFQIQYNTISLYSDKDGSSPYEKLVNNTKLNIAINDGGPNVICGQCFIEMNIFMEFLTKCERANKLLLQYKENNSVDDAEYVYEGQEKLFENDCTEERVVSDNKTSESSESNTPISTIKDNATQSMIKHCCQYCSKVFTRKFNLKLHLARHSGAAPRPRPRPRRACPAPACGKSFTSLTNLNTHIRRHNGERPYECPECGKAFRSSTTLNDHKRIHTGVKPYMCPTCGKRFTTNKLSVHMRTHAPRPHACGACPRRFVEARALREHAAREHAGGAAGGGPGLAAAPAREHACALCSARYNHKQSLNKHLRKRHGVKTSAVVTKQQTGFS; encoded by the exons ATGGACAGTGCTCCCAATATTATAGGCAATAATGTTTGCCgcatttgttttcaaatacaatacaatacaatatcattATACAGCGATAAAGATGGATCCTCTCCTTACGAAAAACtcgtaaataatacaaaactaaacaTAGCTATTAATGACGGGGGACCGAATGTAATATGCGgtcaatgttttattgaaatgaacATTTTTATGGAGTTTCTAACCAAATGTGAGAGagcaaacaaattattattacaatacaagGAGAATAATTCTg TTGATGATGCTGAGTATGTCTATGAAGGTCAAGAAAAACTATTCGAAAATGACTGCACTGAAGAAAGAGTTGTCAGTGATAATAAAACAAGTGAAAGCTCAGAATCGAATACTCCAATCTCTACAATTAAGGACAACGCTACACAGAGTATGATAAAACATTGTTGTCAATATTGCTCCAAAGTATTTACCaggaagtttaatttaaaattacatct CGCGCGCCACAgcggcgccgcgccgcgcccgcgcccccgCCCGCGCCGCGCCTGCCCCGCGCCCGCCTGCGGGAAGAGCTTCACGTCGCTCACCAACCTCAACACGCACATCAGGAGGCATAACG GCGAGAGACCTTACGAGTGCCCGGAGTGTGGAAAGGCCTTCAGAAGTTCAACGACGCTGAACGATCACAAGAGAATTCATACAG GAGTGAAACCCTACATGTGTCCGACGTGCGGCAAGCGGTTCACGACCAACAAGCTGTCCGTGCACATGCGCACGCACGCGCCGCGCCCGCACGCGTGCGGCGCGTGCCCGCGCCGGTTTGTGGAGGCGCGCGCGCTGCGCGAGCACGCGGCGCGGGAGCACGCGGGGGGCGCGGCGGGGGGCGGGCCGGGGCTCGCAGCGGCGCCGGCGCGCGAGCACGCGTGTGCGCTGTGCAGCGCGCGGTACAACCACAAGCAGTCGCTCAACAAGCACCTGAGGAAGCGACACGGAGTG aaaacTTCTGCAGTTGTCACGAAGCAGCAGACCGGCTTTAGTTAG
- the LOC125068885 gene encoding adhesive plaque matrix protein-like isoform X2 encodes MKVLIILAIVAVVSSGQVKRGKRSFGHQYSPLTQTSLESKTQHSASYQSNTLQSTSLQSQTVQPNYHATYQPAAAVAQPTYNVRPTYSYTPQVETHNVQTPVTYTYPVRQQAVYRAPVQTYRETYTPVQSYAPAQIYQQAQTYAPAQTHASYAPAQSYTSYAPAQSYASAQTYTPIQTYSPAQTYTPTRTYQTYTPVQTIQSVPVQAYNTVPVSWQSKNVGNNYNADPWC; translated from the exons ATGAAGGTTTTG ATTATCCTCGCTATTGTGGCTGTGGTGAGCAGTGGACAGGTTAAGCGTGGGAAGCGCAGCTTCGGCCACCAATACTCACCTTTGACGCAGACCTCTTTGGAGTCCAAGACTCAGCACTCAGCCTCTTATCAGTCCAACACGTTGCAGTCTACCTCCTTACAGTCACAAACAGTACAGCCAAATTACCACGCGACCTACCAGCCTGCTGCTGCCGTCGCGCAGCCCACATACAACGTTCGCCCTACC tactCCTACACTCCACAAGTCGAGACACACAACGTGCAGACTCCGGTCACTTACACGTACCCCGTCCGACAACAGGCTGTATACAGAGCTCCTGTCCAGACATACAGGGAGACCTACACGCCTGTGCAAAGCTACGCGCCGGCTCAGATTTACCAACAGGCTCAGACCTACGCCCCCGCTCAGACTCACGCATCCTACGCCCCCGCTCAGAGTTACACATCCTACGCCCCCGCTCAGAG TTACGCATCAGCCCAGAcctacacgcccatccaaactTACTCGCCAGCTCAGACCTACACACCCACCCGAACTTATCAAACTTATACACCAGTCCAGACCATCCAAAGTGTGCCAGTCCAGGCATACAATACGGTGCCAGTATCTTGGCAATCAAAGAACGTCGGTAACAACTACAACGCTGACCCATGGTGCTAA
- the LOC125068886 gene encoding glycine-rich protein-like — MKAILCVLLVAAVSVYGAEEKKNEKRGLLGLGYGGGLYGGHGLGLYGGHGLSIASAPIVSHSVAIPAPVISHSIASAPILDHGLIGGHGLIGGHGLIGGHGLIGGYGGHGLVGAPLLGLGHGWH; from the exons ATGAAGGCtata CTGTGTGTACTTCTGGTGGCCGCCGTCTCCGTTTACGGCGCTGAAGAGAAAAAGAATGAGAAACGAGGTCTTCTGGGACTCGGCTATGGAGGCGGCCTTTATGGAGGACACGGATTGGGCCTGTACGGTGGCCACGGTCTGAGCATCGCCTCAGCCCCCATCGTCAGCCATAGTGTCGCCATTCCCGCCCCCGTGATCAGCCATAGCATCGCATCTGCACCTATCCTGGACCATGGCCTCATCGGTGGTCACGGTCTCATCGGTGGTCATGGCCTCATCGGTGGTCATGGACTCATCGGTGGCTACGGAGGACATGGCTTGGTCGGAGCGCCTCTGCTAGGCCTCGGTCATGGCTGGCATTGA